In one window of Nitrospirota bacterium DNA:
- a CDS encoding isoprenylcysteine carboxylmethyltransferase family protein: MSDFIALMTIMLWPAIPLFWIPVHGLSKIFRKLGLITYIIPLFTWLPLAYLIFQKRDFILQFRVEFPVVLNIIGVLLLAYGTLLHIWTGKLLGLWGLIGLPELSTKIKGRLVMEGPFSVVRHPTYLAHTLMFLGVFLLTEVTYVGVVTFLDLLIINILVIPLEEKELLSRFGDEYKIYRKKVPSRFFPWIRLQRS; the protein is encoded by the coding sequence ATGAGCGACTTTATTGCACTAATGACCATTATGCTCTGGCCTGCGATACCTCTTTTCTGGATTCCTGTTCATGGTCTCTCAAAAATTTTCAGAAAACTCGGACTTATAACATATATAATCCCACTCTTTACATGGCTACCTTTAGCATATCTTATTTTCCAGAAAAGGGATTTCATACTCCAATTCAGAGTAGAGTTTCCAGTAGTTTTAAATATAATTGGAGTCCTTCTTTTAGCATACGGGACTTTACTTCACATATGGACGGGTAAACTTCTTGGTCTCTGGGGACTTATTGGACTCCCGGAGTTATCCACGAAGATAAAAGGGAGACTCGTGATGGAAGGACCTTTTTCAGTAGTGAGACACCCAACCTATTTAGCCCATACCTTGATGTTTTTAGGCGTTTTTCTCTTAACAGAGGTAACATATGTTGGCGTTGTTACATTTCTTGATCTGCTGATAATCAATATTCTGGTCATCCCTCTGGAAGAGAAAGAGCTTTTGAGTCGTTTCGGCGATGAATATAAAATATACAGAAAGAAGGTTCCATCACGATTTTTCCCATGGATACGGCTGCAACGGTCTTGA